From a region of the Marinomonas mediterranea MMB-1 genome:
- a CDS encoding ABC transporter permease, translating to MSTATTSIFTQILSTATRSFGAVVGFSLVGFWLVMAVIGPFVSPHDANAFVSYDVFGPMTSEFPLGSDYLGRDMLSRILHGTPYTIGVALMATVSACVAGVVSGLIAAANSGWIDATISRTQDALISIPSKMFALIMVASFGSSVPLLIITAAIAYMPGSFRIARSLAVNVMTLDFIQVARLRGESTPYIIFKEVLPNMFRPVLTDFGLRFVFIVLLLSSMSFLGLGIQPPEADWGSLVRENILGLGEGAPAVVAPAVAIATLTIGVNLLIDSLGVKPDHEKEH from the coding sequence ATGAGTACGGCAACGACGTCAATATTTACACAAATTCTATCAACAGCGACGCGCTCTTTTGGTGCCGTGGTAGGGTTCTCTTTAGTTGGCTTTTGGCTAGTAATGGCGGTCATAGGGCCATTTGTATCGCCGCATGATGCCAATGCATTTGTTAGTTATGATGTGTTTGGCCCAATGACGTCAGAGTTTCCCCTTGGATCAGATTATTTAGGCCGAGATATGCTAAGCCGAATATTACATGGCACTCCGTACACTATTGGTGTTGCCTTGATGGCGACGGTAAGTGCCTGTGTTGCTGGTGTGGTTTCTGGACTTATTGCAGCGGCAAACAGCGGTTGGATTGATGCGACGATCAGCCGTACACAAGACGCTTTGATTTCGATTCCCAGTAAAATGTTCGCATTGATCATGGTGGCGTCATTTGGCTCATCAGTACCTCTGTTAATTATTACCGCGGCGATTGCTTACATGCCGGGAAGCTTTCGTATTGCTCGCTCGCTTGCTGTGAACGTAATGACGTTAGATTTTATTCAAGTGGCGCGTCTTCGAGGCGAGTCAACGCCCTATATTATATTCAAAGAAGTTTTGCCTAATATGTTCCGTCCAGTGCTGACGGATTTTGGATTGCGATTTGTTTTTATCGTTTTACTGTTAAGTTCTATGAGCTTTTTAGGACTTGGTATTCAACCTCCAGAAGCCGATTGGGGATCACTTGTTCGAGAAAATATACTCGGCCTTGGTGAAGGTGCTCCCGCTGTGGTCGCTCCCGCAGTGGCGATTGCAACACTTACTATCGGTGTCAACTTGTTAATCGACAGTCTTGGCGTTAAACCTGATCACGAGAAGGAGCATTGA
- a CDS encoding aspartate aminotransferase family protein, whose translation MQDDLIELDKRYYIHPVINYHAHEKRGATIIKSGDGAYLTDIEGNTLLDAFSGLWCVNTGYGHESIVEAAQEQMRTLPYATGYFHFASEPAIKLAAKLVEITPSSLQHVFFSMGGSDAVDSAIRFIVHYFNSLGKPTKKQFISIERGYHGSSSQGAGLTALPVFHNNFDLPLPNQHKIACPYSYRLAHGDDADAVITESVAALKSKVDEIGVDNVAAFFCEPIIGSGGVIVPPKGWLKAMQECCNELGILFVVDEVITGFGRTGTMFASEAEDVQPDLMTVAKGLTAGYAPMGAVMMSDHVYQTIAGSESNSAPVGHGFTYSAHPVSAAIALEVIRLYEEGGLLENAQKVAPFFEQGLQALLDHPLVGDARSRGLLGALELVCDKQTKAQFDPSLKLPEKISDAAYKNRVIFRSFADGILGFAPALCYREEDFAILFERVKKTLDEVLADPDVQAAIS comes from the coding sequence ATGCAAGACGATCTAATCGAATTAGACAAACGATACTATATTCACCCTGTCATAAATTACCATGCTCACGAAAAACGAGGCGCAACCATTATTAAATCAGGAGACGGCGCTTACCTGACTGACATAGAGGGAAATACATTATTAGATGCGTTTTCTGGCTTGTGGTGTGTCAACACAGGCTACGGCCATGAAAGTATTGTCGAAGCGGCACAAGAACAAATGCGAACACTGCCCTACGCAACAGGTTACTTTCACTTTGCATCCGAACCAGCGATCAAACTGGCTGCTAAGTTAGTTGAAATCACACCAAGCTCTCTACAGCACGTATTCTTTAGCATGGGCGGATCAGATGCCGTAGACTCAGCGATTCGATTTATTGTTCACTATTTTAATTCTCTCGGAAAGCCGACTAAAAAGCAGTTTATCAGCATCGAACGAGGTTACCACGGTTCTTCGTCACAGGGCGCTGGTCTTACCGCACTGCCTGTTTTCCATAACAACTTTGATTTACCCCTTCCAAACCAGCATAAGATAGCTTGCCCTTATTCTTACCGCTTAGCACATGGCGATGACGCAGATGCCGTTATCACAGAATCTGTTGCGGCTTTAAAGAGTAAAGTCGACGAAATTGGTGTCGACAACGTTGCTGCTTTTTTCTGTGAACCCATTATTGGCTCAGGCGGCGTTATCGTCCCACCAAAGGGTTGGTTAAAAGCGATGCAAGAATGCTGTAATGAGCTGGGTATTTTGTTTGTTGTCGACGAAGTTATTACTGGTTTTGGTCGAACAGGCACCATGTTCGCAAGTGAAGCGGAAGACGTTCAGCCAGACTTAATGACGGTGGCAAAAGGCCTCACCGCTGGCTACGCGCCAATGGGCGCAGTGATGATGAGCGATCACGTCTATCAAACGATTGCTGGTAGCGAGTCAAATAGCGCTCCCGTTGGACACGGCTTTACGTATTCCGCTCATCCAGTCAGCGCGGCGATTGCCCTTGAGGTGATTCGTTTGTATGAGGAAGGCGGACTTCTTGAAAACGCTCAAAAAGTAGCGCCTTTCTTTGAGCAAGGTTTGCAAGCTCTGTTAGATCATCCTCTGGTAGGCGATGCTCGTAGCCGTGGTCTTCTAGGTGCACTAGAACTGGTGTGCGATAAACAAACCAAAGCTCAATTTGACCCAAGCCTTAAGTTACCGGAGAAAATCTCCGATGCAGCCTACAAAAACAGAGTCATTTTTAGAAGTTTCGCAGACGGGATCCTTGGTTTTGCGCCCGCACTTTGTTATCGAGAAGAAGATTTTGCGATACTTTTTGAGCGAGTGAAAAAAACGTTGGATGAGGTATTAGCAGATCCAGACGTACAAGCGGCTATCAGTTAA
- a CDS encoding helix-turn-helix domain-containing protein translates to MDKNAPSRHARALNEGEISEKRTSSPKLKLESYIALQVKKRRMSLDLKIADVAKIAHLSQGMVSKIENAQVSTSLDTLNRLCDAIGLSISQLFADYDRPEGGAQLTKAGQGMEVVRRGTEKGHTYQLLSYNRGEKQVYEPFLIAMDDASEVFPTFSHPGHEFIHLLEGRLQYRHGNHLYEMSPGDSLSFNSDIPHGPEVLEEVPIKLLSVIIHDSGDK, encoded by the coding sequence ATGGACAAAAATGCACCGTCTCGTCATGCGCGCGCACTGAATGAGGGCGAAATAAGTGAAAAAAGAACAAGTTCTCCTAAATTGAAACTTGAAAGTTACATTGCACTACAGGTAAAGAAGCGAAGAATGTCGCTTGACCTTAAAATCGCCGATGTCGCTAAAATCGCTCATTTAAGCCAAGGGATGGTGAGTAAAATTGAAAATGCGCAAGTCTCCACGAGTTTAGATACCTTGAATCGACTTTGCGACGCGATCGGCCTGTCTATCTCTCAATTGTTCGCAGACTATGATCGTCCAGAAGGCGGCGCTCAACTGACGAAAGCAGGTCAAGGAATGGAAGTTGTCCGTAGAGGAACGGAGAAAGGCCACACCTATCAGCTACTCAGCTATAATCGTGGTGAAAAACAGGTCTACGAACCCTTTTTGATTGCGATGGACGATGCAAGCGAAGTGTTTCCGACCTTCTCTCACCCCGGGCACGAATTTATCCATTTATTAGAAGGTCGTTTGCAATACCGTCACGGTAATCACCTTTACGAAATGTCTCCTGGCGACTCACTGTCCTTTAACTCGGATATCCCTCACGGCCCAGAAGTATTAGAAGAGGTTCCCATAAAATTGCTGTCTGTCATTATTCATGACTCTGGCGATAAATAG
- a CDS encoding ABC transporter ATP-binding protein, which produces METLVDVKNLQVAVRPQKGVEIPIVKGVDFSLNKGEVLALIGESGSGKTTIALSLMGYARQGCHIVGGTVSVAEQDILSMSTGQLLKVRGRTVSYIAQSAAAAFNPARTIMDQVIESAMIHKTATRQEAEAKATALFHELALPDPDHIGERYPHQVSGGQLQRLMAAMALITDPELVILDEPTTALDVTTQIEVLNAFKKVVRERNTTAIYVSHDLAVVAQMADRIIVLKNGEIKENSTTSEILMAPKHEYTASLLKAMRHEGSSSSRRDTSVAKPSSKRSAPPLLEVKHLEVEFVKGVPVLHDIDLTIERGQTIGVIGESGSGKTTFARTVVGLNARSQGDIFLDGERLSDTLEGRTKEQLRRVQYVFQNADTALNPRLTIGAILSRPLAFYHGMKGKQADERVAELLALVQLPSSIADRRPTELSGGQKQRINLARALAAEPDVILCDEVTSALDTVVGAAILELMADLRKKLNLSYLFISHDIRTVQSICDEVVVLYSGAKVEQAKGELFTSSALAKGARHPYTDLLINSVPEMRQGWLETAHANHQTLPIISTPKAGVELCRFLSRCSARIEGKCNQIVPARTRFAGGRQVLCHKDFSDPIEVGDGSENEQRDPYRQAVSFIR; this is translated from the coding sequence ATGGAAACGCTTGTTGACGTAAAGAATTTACAAGTCGCCGTTCGCCCTCAAAAGGGGGTGGAAATCCCAATCGTGAAAGGCGTGGACTTCAGCCTCAATAAAGGTGAAGTACTGGCTTTAATTGGCGAGTCTGGCTCCGGTAAAACGACGATAGCTTTGTCACTTATGGGGTACGCACGTCAAGGTTGTCACATTGTAGGTGGAACGGTCTCTGTTGCAGAGCAGGATATTCTTTCTATGTCCACTGGGCAATTGCTTAAGGTACGCGGCCGAACCGTATCCTACATTGCGCAAAGTGCCGCAGCGGCGTTTAACCCAGCTAGAACGATTATGGATCAGGTGATTGAAAGCGCGATGATCCATAAAACGGCTACTCGCCAAGAAGCGGAGGCCAAAGCGACAGCACTGTTTCATGAATTGGCATTGCCTGATCCTGATCATATTGGTGAACGTTACCCTCATCAGGTGTCAGGCGGCCAACTTCAGCGTCTTATGGCGGCAATGGCACTTATTACGGATCCTGAGTTGGTGATATTAGACGAACCGACGACGGCTCTTGATGTGACGACACAAATTGAAGTGTTAAACGCATTTAAAAAAGTGGTAAGAGAGCGAAATACGACTGCGATTTATGTATCGCACGATCTCGCCGTTGTAGCACAAATGGCTGATCGAATTATTGTCTTGAAAAACGGTGAAATTAAAGAAAATAGCACCACGAGTGAGATCTTAATGGCGCCAAAGCACGAGTATACTGCTAGCTTGCTTAAAGCAATGCGACATGAAGGGTCTTCTAGTAGTAGACGCGATACGTCGGTTGCTAAACCATCTAGTAAGCGCAGCGCGCCACCACTTTTGGAAGTGAAACATCTAGAAGTGGAATTCGTTAAAGGCGTCCCAGTGTTACACGATATTGACCTAACAATAGAGCGCGGCCAGACGATCGGTGTGATCGGTGAATCTGGTTCGGGTAAAACGACGTTTGCTAGAACTGTCGTTGGCTTGAATGCGCGTTCGCAGGGGGATATCTTTCTCGACGGAGAACGCCTAAGCGATACCTTAGAAGGTAGAACAAAAGAACAGTTGCGCCGCGTTCAATATGTTTTTCAGAATGCGGACACAGCGCTCAATCCTAGGCTTACGATAGGGGCAATATTATCTCGCCCCTTGGCTTTTTATCATGGGATGAAAGGAAAACAAGCGGATGAGCGTGTGGCGGAGTTGCTTGCTTTGGTTCAGTTGCCTTCAAGTATTGCTGATAGACGTCCTACCGAATTGTCTGGAGGTCAAAAACAGCGTATCAACTTAGCGCGTGCATTGGCTGCAGAACCAGACGTTATTCTCTGTGATGAGGTAACTTCCGCATTAGATACGGTTGTTGGTGCTGCTATTCTTGAGTTAATGGCTGATCTCAGAAAGAAACTCAATTTATCGTATCTCTTTATCAGTCACGATATTCGAACCGTACAATCCATTTGTGACGAAGTGGTTGTGTTGTACTCAGGAGCGAAAGTTGAGCAAGCGAAAGGCGAGTTATTCACGTCAAGTGCGTTAGCAAAAGGAGCACGACACCCTTATACGGATTTGTTGATCAATTCCGTGCCTGAAATGCGCCAAGGTTGGCTGGAGACCGCTCATGCGAACCACCAAACGCTGCCAATAATAAGCACGCCGAAAGCCGGCGTTGAACTGTGTCGGTTCTTATCTCGCTGCTCAGCACGTATAGAAGGAAAGTGTAATCAGATTGTCCCTGCTAGAACAAGATTTGCTGGTGGTCGGCAAGTTCTTTGTCATAAAGACTTCTCTGATCCCATTGAGGTTGGTGATGGCTCGGAGAACGAGCAGCGTGATCCTTATCGACAAGCGGTTAGTTTTATAAGGTAG
- a CDS encoding phosphoribosyltransferase family protein, whose translation MTLSTSQSTNVVVVSNSSDNPFAIDVAYAMGQHDDIADLISMKQFMNSEFCPRFISDETDFENIGVSLEGKAVIIVSTAGYVKSRQELAMANLIIARAAKENGAQRVILVEPDLFYSAQDRGAHKDLGETSFERDIQDIKKFDGQPFTAKLYAQMLKLAGVDTVMTIHNHSESVQKMFSEVFEGDFHNLIPYEIYAHYLLNSDILQYGEDGEGLVLCAPDKGARDFVKEMFAKLGLSKAKFIMLDKERTAERKVEITLHKESEHTFDGLEGASIILFDDMVRTGSTVVKSCQFLQQINPKRMVFAVSHFYASDEGRQKMAHPSLGEILTLNTLPTILNRDEQGRLRKKMVVLKVEKWLAQELCNILDLPDNQELNPYKIDMSSKNPRFKRKIWFSEELHELKSK comes from the coding sequence ATGACTTTGTCGACCAGTCAGTCAACTAATGTTGTCGTTGTTAGTAACTCTTCTGATAATCCATTCGCTATTGATGTTGCCTACGCAATGGGCCAGCACGATGACATTGCTGACCTGATCAGCATGAAACAGTTCATGAATTCAGAGTTTTGTCCTCGATTTATCTCGGATGAAACGGATTTCGAAAATATTGGTGTGTCGCTAGAAGGCAAAGCAGTCATCATTGTTAGCACCGCAGGATACGTTAAAAGTCGCCAAGAATTAGCGATGGCAAACTTAATCATCGCTCGTGCGGCGAAGGAAAACGGCGCGCAGCGTGTTATTCTCGTTGAACCTGATTTGTTCTACAGTGCTCAAGACCGTGGTGCTCATAAAGATTTGGGTGAAACCAGCTTTGAACGTGATATCCAAGACATTAAGAAATTCGACGGCCAGCCTTTCACTGCGAAACTTTATGCTCAAATGCTTAAGTTAGCGGGTGTTGATACGGTCATGACGATTCATAACCATTCTGAGTCCGTTCAAAAGATGTTCTCAGAAGTGTTTGAAGGCGACTTCCACAACTTGATTCCTTATGAAATCTACGCTCACTATTTGCTTAACTCGGATATTTTGCAGTACGGTGAAGATGGCGAAGGTTTGGTACTTTGTGCTCCTGACAAAGGCGCGCGTGATTTCGTAAAAGAAATGTTTGCTAAGCTGGGCCTTAGCAAAGCCAAGTTCATCATGCTAGACAAAGAACGCACTGCGGAACGCAAAGTTGAAATTACGTTGCACAAGGAAAGCGAGCACACGTTTGATGGCTTGGAAGGCGCAAGTATCATTTTGTTTGATGATATGGTGCGTACTGGGTCAACAGTGGTTAAATCTTGTCAGTTCTTACAACAAATCAATCCTAAGCGTATGGTGTTCGCAGTATCGCATTTTTACGCGAGTGACGAAGGACGCCAAAAGATGGCACACCCATCATTGGGCGAGATCCTAACACTCAACACCTTGCCAACGATCTTAAACCGAGACGAGCAAGGGCGTTTGCGTAAGAAAATGGTGGTTCTGAAAGTAGAGAAATGGTTAGCGCAAGAGCTGTGCAATATTCTTGACCTGCCTGACAATCAAGAACTTAACCCTTACAAGATTGATATGTCTTCTAAAAACCCTCGTTTCAAGCGTAAGATTTGGTTCAGTGAAGAACTTCATGAACTTAAGTCTAAGTAA
- a CDS encoding NAD(P)/FAD-dependent oxidoreductase, with translation MPAPLLSIASSEEWTEQADAVVIGGGIIGVCTAYFLAREGMKVALLEKGRIGAEQSSRNWGWCRQQNRDARELPLATKSLDLWEEIAKDIDQDLGFRRCGLLYLSDNEAELDSWSRWRDFAKGEGVITHMLTSQEANSRGKATNKPWQGGVFSPSDGIADPAKAAPLIAQGASEKYNCHIHQFCAARGVETEAGKVTGVITEKGVIKTNQVIMAGGAWASSFCKQLGIRFPQSAVRSSILSVMPGAMSIPDAMHTSQISVTKRGDGGYTLAISGTANVDVTPQQMRFATHFLPMFAKRWKVLSPGDLQGWLSGHETRSSWSMDQPTPMEKNRILDPRPSKKLIHETLRRARQMLPELGSIPMQASWAGYIDSTPDGVPVIDQSSNIQGFTLAAGFSGHGFGIGPGVGRLISELIVGKETFVNHQQYQLNRLNKSAWGKVSEF, from the coding sequence ATGCCAGCACCGTTACTCAGCATTGCTTCCTCAGAAGAATGGACAGAACAAGCAGATGCCGTTGTCATTGGCGGCGGTATTATTGGTGTCTGCACCGCTTATTTTCTTGCAAGAGAAGGTATGAAAGTCGCGTTGCTTGAAAAAGGTCGAATTGGTGCAGAACAATCAAGTCGAAATTGGGGATGGTGTCGCCAACAGAATCGCGACGCACGAGAGCTCCCGCTTGCGACAAAGAGTTTGGATCTTTGGGAAGAAATCGCCAAAGACATTGATCAGGATTTAGGCTTCCGTCGTTGTGGGCTATTGTATTTATCAGACAATGAAGCCGAACTCGACAGCTGGAGTCGCTGGCGGGACTTCGCTAAAGGCGAAGGCGTCATTACCCATATGCTCACCTCACAAGAAGCCAATTCACGCGGAAAAGCAACCAACAAACCTTGGCAAGGTGGCGTATTTTCGCCATCAGATGGCATCGCTGACCCAGCCAAGGCGGCACCGTTAATTGCACAAGGTGCCAGTGAAAAATACAACTGTCATATACATCAGTTCTGCGCTGCACGAGGCGTCGAAACAGAAGCCGGTAAAGTAACAGGCGTGATTACCGAAAAAGGCGTCATAAAGACAAATCAGGTCATTATGGCGGGCGGCGCATGGGCGTCTTCTTTCTGTAAACAACTGGGAATTCGCTTCCCACAATCGGCTGTCCGCTCCTCGATTCTATCTGTTATGCCAGGCGCAATGAGCATTCCAGATGCGATGCATACGTCCCAAATATCTGTGACTAAGCGCGGCGATGGCGGCTACACTCTGGCCATTTCAGGCACGGCAAATGTGGATGTCACACCGCAGCAAATGCGGTTTGCAACTCACTTTTTGCCCATGTTTGCTAAGCGGTGGAAAGTACTTTCACCTGGTGATTTACAAGGATGGCTGTCTGGACACGAGACAAGATCCTCATGGTCAATGGACCAACCGACACCCATGGAAAAAAATCGCATCCTAGACCCTAGACCATCTAAAAAGTTAATCCACGAAACGTTAAGACGTGCTCGTCAAATGCTCCCAGAACTGGGCTCTATTCCTATGCAAGCATCATGGGCTGGGTACATAGACAGCACTCCGGATGGTGTGCCTGTTATTGATCAATCAAGCAACATTCAGGGCTTCACCCTAGCGGCTGGTTTTTCAGGGCATGGCTTTGGCATAGGACCAGGAGTTGGGCGCTTAATTAGTGAGTTAATTGTCGGCAAAGAGACGTTTGTCAACCACCAGCAATATCAGCTAAACAGATTGAACAAAAGCGCATGGGGGAAAGTGTCCGAGTTTTAA
- a CDS encoding M14 family metallopeptidase: protein MTTARQFPSYPIEVEFPDISQFAQGNIGIPYLYHFDSKEPGQHVMINAITHGNEVCGAIAVKELLELNVRPRKGKLTLAFANVDAYLKFDPSNPDSSRYVDQDLNRVWTQEILDNEALDSSELRRARELRPVIDDVDYLLDIHSMHERCAPLGVCGPTQKGLEFAISQQVPEWVIQDEGHPEGCRLRDYADFGRSDSPKNALLVECGQHWEAVSVDVARDSSARFLMSFNIIEQSDLPEHWVKPLEASHQKVVEVTEPVVATSMNFEFKNDYFGLETFAEKGIIIAEQDGFPISTPYSNCVLVMPSLRQLKPGVTVVRLGKLQETIERGEH, encoded by the coding sequence ATGACCACCGCACGACAATTTCCGAGCTATCCGATTGAGGTCGAATTTCCAGATATTTCTCAATTTGCACAAGGGAACATCGGCATTCCCTATTTATATCATTTTGATAGCAAAGAGCCCGGCCAACATGTCATGATCAACGCGATCACTCATGGTAACGAAGTATGTGGTGCGATTGCGGTCAAAGAGCTACTTGAACTCAACGTACGACCACGTAAAGGAAAACTCACACTCGCATTTGCAAACGTCGACGCGTATTTAAAATTTGATCCTAGTAACCCAGACTCATCACGCTACGTCGATCAAGATTTAAATAGAGTATGGACACAAGAAATATTAGATAACGAGGCGCTCGATTCATCCGAACTGCGTCGTGCTCGCGAGCTTCGCCCCGTCATTGATGATGTCGACTATCTATTAGACATACATTCTATGCACGAACGCTGTGCACCACTTGGTGTATGTGGCCCCACTCAAAAAGGGCTCGAGTTTGCGATATCACAACAAGTGCCGGAATGGGTTATTCAAGATGAAGGTCATCCAGAAGGCTGCCGCTTGCGCGATTATGCCGATTTTGGCCGTTCGGACAGTCCCAAAAATGCACTGCTTGTTGAATGCGGTCAACACTGGGAAGCCGTTTCCGTTGATGTCGCACGGGATTCCTCCGCTCGTTTCTTAATGTCTTTCAATATCATAGAGCAATCAGATCTTCCTGAACACTGGGTCAAGCCGTTAGAGGCGTCCCATCAAAAAGTGGTTGAAGTGACAGAGCCTGTTGTCGCAACCAGTATGAACTTCGAATTTAAAAATGACTATTTCGGTTTAGAAACCTTTGCAGAAAAAGGCATCATCATCGCAGAACAAGATGGTTTCCCTATCTCGACTCCTTATTCTAACTGCGTGCTTGTGATGCCGTCATTACGTCAACTAAAACCTGGTGTCACAGTGGTACGGTTAGGCAAACTTCAGGAAACAATTGAAAGAGGAGAACATTAA
- a CDS encoding ABC transporter permease, translated as MNSTIARLIVNRLGIGVLTLFIVSIVVFTITSLLPGDAAQEMLGQSATPETLAALRAEFGLDQPVYIRYIDWLGGLLVGDPGTSLVNGMPITELIGGRLPASLKLAAAATLVSVPVALFIGIFSAMYRGSAFDRYSNMFAVFSVSVPEFLIATIAVLIFAVKLGWLSALSHISDDASFSEMVRAYAMPVLTLCCVLVAQMARMTRAAVIDQLSSPYVEMAMLKGASSIRIVLLHALPNAIGPIANAIALSLSYLLGGVIIVESIFNYPGIATLMLNSVTTRDMPLVQACAMLFCFGYLILVLIADICEIVSNPRLRK; from the coding sequence ATGAATAGTACTATCGCACGGTTAATCGTGAATCGACTTGGTATTGGTGTACTCACACTTTTTATCGTATCCATCGTCGTTTTCACCATTACCAGCTTATTGCCTGGCGACGCAGCACAAGAGATGCTTGGGCAATCGGCAACGCCTGAAACGCTTGCAGCGCTTCGAGCAGAGTTCGGGTTGGATCAACCTGTTTATATCCGATACATTGATTGGTTGGGCGGCTTACTTGTCGGTGACCCAGGCACGTCTTTGGTAAATGGGATGCCCATTACCGAGTTAATTGGAGGAAGGTTACCTGCGTCGCTTAAACTCGCGGCAGCAGCAACACTTGTATCCGTTCCGGTCGCGCTTTTTATTGGCATTTTTTCGGCTATGTATCGCGGTTCTGCCTTTGATCGTTACAGCAATATGTTTGCCGTTTTCTCTGTATCTGTTCCTGAGTTTTTAATTGCGACGATCGCCGTGCTTATTTTTGCAGTGAAACTTGGCTGGTTGTCAGCGCTTTCTCATATCTCCGACGACGCGAGCTTTTCTGAAATGGTGAGAGCCTATGCAATGCCCGTTTTGACGCTTTGCTGCGTACTGGTCGCTCAAATGGCCAGAATGACCCGTGCCGCCGTCATTGATCAACTGAGCTCTCCTTATGTTGAAATGGCGATGTTAAAAGGGGCGTCTTCAATACGTATCGTTTTGCTTCACGCTCTGCCTAATGCTATTGGCCCCATTGCCAACGCGATTGCGTTAAGCCTGTCCTACTTGTTAGGGGGCGTTATCATCGTGGAATCCATTTTTAATTACCCTGGCATCGCAACTTTGATGCTGAACTCTGTCACAACCCGCGATATGCCATTGGTACAAGCGTGCGCCATGCTTTTTTGTTTTGGGTATCTAATTTTAGTTTTAATCGCAGACATCTGCGAGATTGTATCGAATCCGAGGTTACGTAAATGA
- a CDS encoding Lrp/AsnC family transcriptional regulator, with product MVGSPKLDRIDVRILSHLQKNGRISNVNLADVVGLSPSPCLTRVKRLEKAGYISNYGAHIELEKLGTVQRVFTQITLTDHRPDHFAQFEACIRKIDEVQECHLVSGGFDYQLVFLTRNVVHYQTIMEELLDQNTFIDKYFSYIVIKSPVVKQYYPIENLFEPNE from the coding sequence ATGGTCGGTTCACCAAAACTAGATCGTATTGATGTACGTATCCTAAGCCACTTACAAAAAAATGGTCGGATCTCAAATGTTAATCTAGCCGATGTGGTAGGCCTTTCTCCTAGCCCTTGTTTAACTCGAGTTAAACGCCTCGAAAAAGCAGGCTATATTTCAAATTATGGTGCTCATATTGAACTTGAAAAGCTGGGCACCGTTCAGCGTGTATTTACTCAAATTACCTTAACAGACCATCGTCCAGATCATTTTGCGCAGTTCGAAGCCTGTATAAGAAAGATTGATGAGGTTCAAGAATGTCACTTGGTGAGCGGTGGGTTTGATTATCAACTGGTTTTTCTAACAAGGAATGTCGTTCACTACCAAACCATTATGGAAGAGCTTCTAGATCAGAACACCTTCATTGATAAGTACTTTAGTTACATCGTGATTAAGTCTCCTGTTGTTAAGCAATACTACCCAATCGAAAACCTATTCGAGCCAAATGAATGA
- a CDS encoding helix-turn-helix transcriptional regulator — protein sequence MSLIGYVEQSSAFPQNGHREAANLYKERNDLQTSGSAIDLAKKHIDQYYRDPISLDDLAALLNMSRFSFAKQFRAHFDVSPYQYVCQVRIRAAQSLIKKGHRPTQVAGEVGFFDQSHLAKHFKKICGMTPRQYRDQYFIEQTEVVKK from the coding sequence ATGAGTTTAATAGGCTATGTTGAGCAAAGCAGCGCATTCCCCCAGAATGGCCATAGAGAAGCGGCGAATCTTTACAAAGAGCGGAATGACTTACAAACGTCAGGTAGCGCGATAGATCTCGCAAAAAAACACATTGATCAATATTATCGAGACCCTATTTCTTTGGATGATTTAGCGGCTTTGCTCAACATGAGCCGCTTTAGTTTTGCTAAGCAGTTTCGCGCCCATTTTGATGTGTCCCCTTATCAATACGTTTGTCAGGTCAGAATCCGTGCAGCTCAATCCTTGATTAAAAAAGGCCATAGGCCGACACAGGTTGCAGGGGAGGTTGGTTTTTTTGATCAAAGCCATCTGGCAAAACATTTTAAAAAAATTTGCGGCATGACGCCTCGTCAGTATCGCGATCAGTATTTTATCGAGCAAACAGAGGTGGTTAAAAAATAG